A DNA window from Candidatus Saccharibacteria bacterium oral taxon 955 contains the following coding sequences:
- the radA gene encoding DNA repair protein RadA codes for MEVAKSKTLFTCQNCGSNYPKWVGRCENCGEWNTLVEQVAVSAGSSVVARATRGGKVLAPQSMKSISAKEVVSRMQTGIADLDTVLGGGILSAGVMLLAGQPGIGKSTLLLQIASHIAESNAVLYVSGEESASQVKLRATRLGAEAGDDLQFVASTSADDISATIRSGKYKLVIIDSIQTLSLDEITSAPGTVSQITNSANVIIRAAKESGAAVILVGHVTKEGSIAGPKVLEHLVDVVLQFEGDRYGGFKVVRAIKNRYGSTAETAIFEMGESGLKMVANPSAALLAERQNADGSVVLATLEGNRPILVEIQALVNSTHFGYPKRTASGFDLNRLNLLIAVLEKRTKLNLSDKDIYINVVGGLKLADPAADLAVAMAIASAAAGRRLDDGLVVFGEIGLGGEIRSAQLADKRISEAKKLGFTQAVAPASSNAKKDSFIKGVRDLRHALIDYLKPGDK; via the coding sequence ATAGAGGTGGCGAAGTCTAAGACACTATTTACTTGTCAGAACTGCGGTAGTAATTATCCAAAATGGGTGGGAAGGTGTGAGAATTGTGGCGAGTGGAATACACTAGTTGAGCAGGTGGCCGTCTCAGCAGGCAGCTCGGTGGTGGCGCGAGCAACTCGTGGCGGTAAAGTACTTGCCCCTCAGTCGATGAAATCGATTAGTGCCAAGGAGGTGGTGTCCCGGATGCAGACAGGAATTGCTGACCTGGATACTGTACTTGGTGGCGGAATATTGTCAGCTGGTGTGATGCTTCTCGCTGGCCAGCCAGGGATCGGTAAGTCGACGTTATTGCTTCAGATAGCATCACATATCGCTGAGTCTAACGCCGTGCTGTACGTTAGCGGCGAGGAAAGTGCCTCACAGGTGAAGCTTCGGGCGACGAGGCTGGGGGCTGAGGCTGGTGATGACCTACAATTTGTCGCTAGCACCTCTGCTGATGATATTTCGGCAACTATCCGGAGCGGCAAATACAAGCTGGTCATCATCGACAGTATCCAGACACTAAGTCTAGACGAAATCACCTCTGCGCCGGGTACTGTTAGCCAGATTACAAATTCCGCAAACGTTATCATTCGTGCCGCCAAAGAATCGGGTGCGGCCGTAATTTTGGTCGGACATGTTACAAAAGAGGGTTCGATCGCGGGGCCAAAAGTTCTTGAGCACCTCGTAGATGTTGTGTTGCAGTTTGAGGGCGATCGATATGGTGGCTTCAAGGTTGTCCGGGCGATCAAAAATCGTTATGGCTCTACGGCTGAAACGGCGATATTTGAGATGGGAGAGTCTGGATTAAAAATGGTAGCGAACCCGTCGGCGGCTCTGCTGGCGGAGAGACAAAATGCCGATGGTTCGGTTGTGCTTGCGACGCTTGAAGGAAATAGGCCAATATTGGTAGAAATTCAAGCACTTGTCAACTCGACACATTTCGGGTATCCTAAAAGGACAGCAAGTGGTTTTGATCTAAATCGCCTCAATCTTCTCATTGCGGTACTAGAGAAGCGTACCAAACTGAACTTATCCGACAAAGATATTTATATCAATGTGGTGGGTGGTCTGAAGCTTGCTGATCCTGCGGCCGATCTCGCGGTCGCGATGGCAATTGCTTCGGCTGCTGCTGGTAGGCGGCTTGATGATGGGCTTGTCGTTTTTGGCGAAATTGGTCTAGGAGGCGAGATCCGCTCCGCTCAGCTGGCCGACAAGCGTATAAGCGAGGCAAAGAAGCTAGGGTTTACTCAGGCGGTTGCGCCAGCTAGCTCTAATGCCAAAAAGGACTCATTTATTAAGGGCGTACGAGATCTACGCCACGCATTAATCGATTATTTGAAGCCAGGTGACAAATAG